A single region of the Lycium barbarum isolate Lr01 chromosome 2, ASM1917538v2, whole genome shotgun sequence genome encodes:
- the LOC132625865 gene encoding defensin-like protein, which translates to MMGRSMRLFATVLLLLMVVFATEMGPAEARTCESASQRFKGLCTRNSNCASICNSEGFPDGKCKGLRRRCFCTRNC; encoded by the exons ATGATGGGGCGCTCAATGCGTTTGTTTGCAACTGTGTTACTCTTGCTTATGGTTGTCTTTGCCACTG AGATGGGGCCTGCAGAGGCAAGGACCTGCGAGTCGGCGAGCCAACGGTTCAAAGGATTGTGTACGAGAAACAGCAACTGTGCTTCTATTTGCAACTCTGAAGGCTTCCCTGATGGCAAATGCAAAGGCTTACGTCGCCGTTGCTTTTGTACCAGAAATTGTTAA